The Deltaproteobacteria bacterium GWC2_65_14 sequence GGTCCGGATCCCCAGCTTGTCCTGGACGTTCGAGTAGTGGGCGACGACCGTCTTGGCGCTGATGTTGAGAAGGGAGGCGATCTCCTTGTGGGTGTTCCCCTCCGCGATGAGCTTGAGGACCTGCTTTTCCCGGTCGGTCAGCCTGTCGTAAGGGTTCTCGACCGCATCCTCCCCCTTGGTCAGGTAGTCGTCGACCAGGGAGGAGGCGATGGACGAGTAGAGGTAGAACTCCCCCCTCGCCACGGCGCGGATCGCCGACACCAGGTCGGTCCCGACGGCGTGCTTCAGGATGTAGCCCGAGACCTTCGCCTTCAGCAGCCGGCTGACATATTCCTTGTCGTCGTACTGGCTCAGCACGAGGATCTTGATCGCGGGGTTCGCCTTCTTGATCTCGAGGGTCGCCTCGAGCCCCCCCAGCCCCGGCATCGCGATGTCCATCAGGATGATGTCGGGGCGCAGCGTTTCCGCCTTGTCGACCGCCTCCTTTCCGTCCGCCGCCTCGGCCAGAACCTCGATGTCCTCGTGCCGGTTCAGCAGGGCGATGATCCCCTCCCGCACCAGGGCATGGTCGTCGGCGACCA is a genomic window containing:
- a CDS encoding DNA-binding response regulator, with protein sequence MGKITILVADDHALVREGIIALLNRHEDIEVLAEAADGKEAVDKAETLRPDIILMDIAMPGLGGLEATLEIKKANPAIKILVLSQYDDKEYVSRLLKAKVSGYILKHAVGTDLVSAIRAVARGEFYLYSSIASSLVDDYLTKGEDAVENPYDRLTDREKQVLKLIAEGNTHKEIASLLNISAKTVVAHYSNVQDKLGIRTRAGMVKFAIQRQIIKIDS